One part of the Polyangiaceae bacterium genome encodes these proteins:
- a CDS encoding helix-turn-helix domain-containing protein: MRDSDLSLNERIVIVMLTSRANEQGRAHPSLQRIADDCGMSRRSAIRAIADLESKGWIRCSRQRAEKQHIPSVYTVVQHRSASEMPVPQSHQGSDRESPPLVTESHQGGDHETPRVVTDSHRGGDRESPKLPNELPIQLPTEDLGDEPRSEAPQLALSDADLVWLKLSQGTKRKLTPQREAAILDALKQLGTVDAVIAYLDAAKAKTGKDWTAALASGEPLRIFGAYALELFASEGKLPASPKAERPDPPEVREAFVKVRDKYFAEFDLARGTKPAFGGDDGRAIKQLLIRCGVESNPERAAERACDAVAGAFADSFHKDKCSIQTIAKDPNKFMGRVPRVQQGGERQEFRLHKRSPANPQPDGRPLSDFAEGGWTNG; the protein is encoded by the coding sequence GTGCGTGACTCCGACCTGTCTCTCAACGAGCGAATCGTGATCGTGATGCTGACCAGTAGAGCCAATGAACAGGGGCGAGCACACCCATCGTTGCAGCGCATTGCTGACGACTGCGGAATGAGCCGTCGGTCTGCCATCCGAGCGATCGCCGACCTGGAGTCGAAGGGCTGGATTCGATGCTCGCGACAACGAGCAGAGAAGCAACACATCCCGAGCGTGTACACCGTGGTTCAACACCGTAGCGCCTCTGAGATGCCAGTGCCCCAGAGTCACCAGGGTAGTGACAGAGAGTCACCACCCCTAGTGACAGAGAGTCACCAGGGTGGTGACCACGAGACACCACGGGTGGTGACTGACAGTCACCGGGGTGGTGACAGAGAGTCACCCAAACTACCCAATGAACTACCCATACAACTACCCACTGAAGATCTAGGCGACGAGCCGAGGAGCGAAGCACCTCAACTCGCGCTCTCAGATGCCGACCTCGTTTGGTTAAAGCTCTCTCAGGGAACCAAGCGCAAGCTGACCCCACAACGCGAGGCAGCGATCCTCGACGCTCTGAAGCAGCTCGGGACCGTCGACGCGGTGATCGCCTACCTCGACGCTGCCAAGGCGAAGACCGGCAAGGACTGGACGGCAGCACTGGCCAGCGGCGAGCCCTTGAGGATCTTCGGTGCCTACGCGCTGGAGCTGTTCGCCAGCGAGGGGAAGCTTCCGGCGAGTCCCAAGGCAGAGCGACCCGATCCGCCCGAGGTGCGGGAGGCGTTCGTCAAGGTCCGAGACAAGTACTTCGCGGAGTTCGATCTCGCTCGAGGCACCAAGCCTGCGTTCGGTGGCGACGATGGTCGCGCGATCAAGCAGCTGCTGATCAGGTGCGGCGTGGAGAGCAACCCAGAGCGAGCAGCTGAGCGCGCCTGCGATGCCGTTGCCGGAGCCTTCGCGGACAGTTTCCACAAGGACAAGTGCTCAATCCAAACCATCGCCAAGGACCCGAACAAGTTCATGGGCCGTGTGCCTCGAGTGCAGCAAGGCGGGGAGCGCCAAGAGTTCCGGTTGCACAAGCGTAGCCCCGCGAACCCGCAGCCCGACGGGCGTCCGCTGAGTGACTTCGCTGAGGGGGGCTGGACGAATGGCTGA
- a CDS encoding ribbon-helix-helix protein, CopG family, whose protein sequence is MVKAAKTERMHLRLTPEELAMVNRLSDTTGLSLSDVVRQAIRRWHAELPEPPPSRKKR, encoded by the coding sequence ATGGTGAAGGCAGCGAAGACAGAGCGCATGCATTTGCGCCTGACACCCGAGGAGCTGGCGATGGTCAACCGCCTCAGCGACACCACAGGACTCAGCTTGAGTGACGTGGTGCGGCAGGCGATCAGACGCTGGCACGCGGAGTTGCCGGAGCCCCCACCATCACGCAAGAAACGGTAA
- a CDS encoding VWA domain-containing protein: MRFKSLLLPALIGLGFGLNSAPAQAQSCDPPKILFVMDASSSMNQTTTGGITKWDAVQSAAHAVFQAHGAAAQYGLMTFPGATGGCAAGDVLVSMAPDTGATIESTLANLNIPTDNATPAGQTLVKASQLTDLPDYVIFMTDGWQFCDIDTSGAPVCATQSDCTLMGASPCPSCNSCQGGTSDPNCAGQNADGCYCVRKWPVRGVEALVNAGVVPFVVGFGSATDVVTLNQAGAASGVADPSCDPNSASPSCYFQATSPNDLTMALDAIVASLVTETCTGDCGIEGTRQCTSSGWTQCDAPATVACTTACGDGTQTCVNGELGACEPGCATGGAGGGSSGGASSGGASSGGASSGGAANGGSAGTDAGGFGGDGSTNGGSGGDGTTSGGSAGSAGSGAAGSNGAGDQNVGDDGGCGCRQAPSAPAGSAGLLVVLGALLFSRRRRRA; this comes from the coding sequence ATGCGCTTCAAGTCCTTGCTGCTCCCCGCCCTGATTGGGCTTGGTTTTGGCCTGAATTCAGCTCCCGCCCAGGCTCAGAGCTGCGATCCTCCGAAAATCCTGTTCGTGATGGACGCATCTTCGTCGATGAACCAGACCACGACGGGCGGAATCACCAAGTGGGACGCCGTCCAGAGCGCCGCCCACGCGGTGTTCCAGGCTCACGGCGCGGCGGCACAGTACGGCTTGATGACGTTCCCGGGGGCGACCGGGGGCTGCGCGGCGGGGGATGTGTTGGTGTCGATGGCGCCTGACACCGGGGCGACCATCGAGTCCACGCTCGCGAACTTGAATATCCCCACGGATAATGCGACGCCCGCCGGCCAGACGCTGGTGAAGGCGTCTCAGCTAACCGACTTGCCCGACTACGTCATCTTCATGACCGACGGCTGGCAGTTCTGCGATATCGACACCTCCGGCGCACCGGTGTGTGCGACCCAGAGCGACTGCACGCTGATGGGTGCGTCGCCCTGTCCTAGCTGCAACTCGTGCCAGGGCGGCACGTCAGACCCCAACTGCGCGGGCCAAAACGCAGATGGCTGCTACTGCGTGCGCAAATGGCCGGTGCGTGGCGTCGAGGCGCTGGTCAACGCGGGCGTCGTGCCCTTCGTCGTCGGCTTTGGTTCGGCGACGGACGTTGTGACGCTCAACCAGGCCGGCGCCGCGAGTGGCGTGGCGGATCCGTCGTGCGACCCGAACTCAGCGTCGCCGAGTTGCTACTTCCAAGCCACGAGCCCCAACGATTTGACGATGGCGCTCGACGCGATCGTGGCGAGCCTGGTGACGGAGACGTGCACCGGAGACTGCGGCATCGAAGGCACGCGGCAGTGTACTTCGTCGGGTTGGACCCAGTGCGACGCGCCGGCGACCGTAGCCTGCACGACCGCTTGCGGGGACGGCACCCAGACGTGCGTGAACGGTGAACTGGGCGCTTGTGAGCCGGGTTGCGCGACTGGCGGTGCCGGCGGTGGTTCGTCCGGCGGGGCCAGCAGCGGCGGGGCCAGCAGTGGTGGTGCAAGCTCCGGCGGCGCGGCCAACGGGGGCTCCGCTGGGACCGACGCGGGCGGATTCGGTGGTGATGGCTCGACCAACGGCGGTAGCGGAGGGGACGGGACCACCAGCGGCGGTTCCGCAGGGAGTGCGGGTAGCGGCGCCGCGGGTAGCAATGGCGCCGGAGACCAGAACGTCGGTGACGACGGCGGTTGCGGTTGCCGCCAGGCGCCGAGTGCGCCCGCTGGCAGCGCCGGCTTGCTCGTGGTGCTGGGCGCGTTGCTCTTCAGCCGTCGCCGCCGCCGGGCCTGA
- a CDS encoding 4a-hydroxytetrahydrobiopterin dehydratase, whose product MSSSDLDAQLATLEGWERRDDRLVKRFQFNDFVSAFGWMTQVALCAERMNHHPEWSNVYNRVEVELTTHDSGGISELDIKLARFMDEAAAKLNR is encoded by the coding sequence ATGAGTTCGAGCGACCTCGACGCCCAACTGGCAACTTTGGAAGGCTGGGAGCGGCGCGACGATCGCTTGGTGAAGCGCTTTCAGTTCAACGACTTCGTCAGCGCGTTTGGCTGGATGACCCAGGTCGCGCTGTGCGCCGAGCGCATGAACCATCATCCCGAGTGGAGCAACGTCTACAACCGCGTTGAGGTGGAACTGACCACCCATGACAGCGGTGGGATCAGCGAGTTGGATATCAAGCTCGCCCGCTTCATGGACGAAGCCGCCGCCAAGCTCAACCGCTGA
- a CDS encoding ATP-binding protein gives MADPANREERHAAWVASLVDGGCPVCGTVPEPKHIGCRACWERADNERMRLAEVERFTKRFDEYTDALPSFRFATPENAEWVRQVHPKIREVVAAWNCRSSLMLFGETGCGKTTSIVARLRAEAERLKQQARDGGERVYWDFMFTTEADILEAHRTHKLGTELPKRLRSLRSSNLAVIDEMGFQPEYGIPIVMRYVDERYREGRPTVITSGLTYDAFVRRYSPALVRRVLQAGDGGDYFDLSREGRG, from the coding sequence ATGGCTGACCCCGCGAATCGCGAGGAGCGCCACGCGGCGTGGGTCGCGTCGCTAGTCGATGGTGGCTGCCCCGTCTGCGGCACCGTGCCGGAGCCAAAGCACATCGGTTGCCGGGCGTGCTGGGAGCGAGCCGACAACGAACGGATGCGCCTGGCCGAAGTTGAACGCTTCACCAAGCGATTCGACGAATACACCGACGCCCTACCGAGCTTCCGCTTTGCGACGCCCGAGAACGCCGAGTGGGTGCGTCAGGTCCACCCGAAGATTCGTGAGGTGGTTGCTGCTTGGAACTGCCGGAGTTCGCTCATGCTGTTCGGCGAGACCGGCTGCGGGAAAACCACCAGCATCGTCGCCAGGCTCCGCGCGGAAGCTGAGCGCCTCAAGCAGCAAGCTCGTGATGGTGGTGAGCGCGTGTACTGGGACTTCATGTTCACCACGGAGGCGGACATCCTTGAGGCTCACCGGACCCACAAGCTCGGGACCGAGCTGCCGAAGCGCCTGAGGAGCCTCCGCTCAAGCAACCTCGCCGTGATCGATGAGATGGGGTTTCAGCCCGAGTACGGCATCCCGATCGTGATGCGGTACGTCGACGAACGATACCGCGAGGGCCGACCCACCGTGATCACCAGTGGGCTCACCTACGACGCGTTCGTGCGGCGCTACTCGCCCGCCCTCGTGCGCCGCGTTCTCCAGGCTGGAGACGGTGGCGACTACTTCGACCTCAGCCGCGAGGGACGCGGCTAA
- a CDS encoding TonB-dependent receptor: protein MRLHTHRLACFACLLIGLTASSRSIAQGAPQPDETAATGDAPPAGKPKVTPPKLKQGVSVERPDGSELSALWLSLTIDELGDVTQADIEDKTGVDEELERKVLEAAYRLQFEPARVGDEAVSVRFRYQLTLTLPASAASPSEPAAPAATPPPEAPDAAPPPQEKPQKAAPPPPSPDEEPVYEATAEVEGPPEAVSSHRLEAEDLKEMPGTRGDPIRAVEVLPGVGRGDGDPILRGSSSNESKVLFDGAPVPILYHFGGITSFVQGRLVSRIDYQPGNFSARYGRISGGLINVESREPRFDKLHLMLDISMLESAALVETPIGKDTAVAVAARRSNIDFVFENFVPEGSYSVLAAPVYWDYQAFLSHHLDSHHTLRLTTYGSRDHLSLLISDPQETDPSLRGEVSGGIEFHRVQLAWESKFDDFDSRVQVTYGRQLLEQHLGPLTSEFKAHEVFARADMRYRVGNSLEIRSGLDFDYYVLDGSYQGNRPPQFEGDPNANASLASSQLIFIQDTPYTLSPAAYVEAAVRPVDPVEVTLGLRADYFEHLKAFTLDPRLGVRYAVTPETTLKAGVGRYTQMPDYYLSIPGLGNPDLKPYYAIHTSAGVEQRFGEELEVGVEGFYKHLNDRVVATADQQPPYFINDGQGRIYGAELSAKLHTGDTKGFLAYTISRSERKDRDEPYRLFDLDQTHLLSLALSQGLGKGWEVGARFRLTSGDPTTPIIGAVYDATTGQYVPRFGKVNSERLPLYHQLDLRVEKQWVLGEVKLAAYLDLINAYNAEHREGTEYSYDYTKSRPITGVPLFPSLGFRGEL from the coding sequence GTGCGTCTGCATACCCATCGACTTGCTTGCTTCGCCTGTCTGCTGATCGGCCTCACCGCTTCGTCGCGTTCCATCGCGCAGGGTGCGCCGCAGCCTGATGAGACGGCAGCTACGGGTGATGCGCCGCCTGCGGGCAAGCCGAAGGTGACTCCCCCGAAGCTCAAGCAAGGTGTGAGCGTCGAGCGCCCCGATGGGTCGGAGCTGAGCGCGCTGTGGCTGTCGCTGACCATCGACGAGCTTGGCGATGTCACCCAGGCAGACATCGAAGACAAGACGGGCGTCGACGAAGAGCTCGAGCGGAAGGTACTCGAGGCCGCCTACCGGCTGCAGTTCGAGCCGGCGCGAGTCGGTGACGAAGCCGTTTCCGTGAGGTTCCGCTACCAGTTGACGTTGACTCTGCCAGCGTCCGCGGCGTCCCCGTCGGAGCCTGCAGCGCCCGCCGCCACTCCGCCGCCTGAGGCACCGGACGCCGCTCCTCCCCCCCAAGAAAAGCCGCAGAAAGCCGCTCCGCCGCCTCCATCGCCTGACGAGGAGCCGGTGTACGAGGCCACGGCGGAGGTGGAAGGTCCGCCGGAGGCGGTGAGCAGTCACCGCTTGGAGGCGGAGGACCTCAAGGAGATGCCGGGCACGCGTGGTGATCCGATCCGCGCCGTCGAGGTGTTGCCCGGAGTTGGGCGCGGGGATGGCGATCCGATCCTGCGCGGCTCTTCGAGCAACGAGAGCAAGGTGCTCTTTGACGGGGCGCCAGTGCCGATCCTCTATCACTTCGGTGGCATCACGTCCTTCGTGCAGGGGCGCCTGGTGAGCCGCATCGACTACCAACCGGGGAACTTTTCCGCGCGGTACGGGCGCATCAGCGGTGGGTTGATCAACGTGGAGAGCCGTGAGCCGCGCTTCGACAAGCTGCACTTGATGCTCGACATCTCGATGTTGGAGAGCGCCGCACTGGTCGAGACACCGATTGGCAAAGACACGGCCGTCGCGGTCGCCGCGCGCCGCAGCAACATCGATTTCGTGTTCGAGAACTTCGTCCCCGAAGGTTCTTACAGCGTGCTCGCCGCGCCGGTGTACTGGGACTATCAGGCGTTCCTGAGTCACCACTTGGACTCACACCACACGCTGCGCCTCACGACCTATGGCAGCCGGGACCACCTGTCGCTGTTGATCAGCGACCCTCAGGAGACCGACCCGTCGCTGCGTGGCGAGGTATCCGGGGGCATCGAGTTTCACCGCGTGCAGCTCGCGTGGGAGAGCAAGTTCGACGACTTCGACTCCCGGGTGCAGGTGACCTACGGGCGGCAGTTGTTGGAGCAGCACCTGGGACCGCTGACGAGCGAGTTCAAGGCCCATGAGGTGTTTGCACGCGCAGACATGCGTTACCGTGTGGGAAATTCGCTGGAGATCCGTAGCGGGCTCGACTTCGACTACTACGTGCTGGATGGCAGCTATCAGGGCAACCGGCCCCCGCAGTTCGAGGGCGATCCGAATGCGAACGCCTCGCTTGCTAGCTCTCAGCTGATCTTCATCCAAGACACGCCTTATACGTTGAGCCCGGCAGCGTACGTCGAAGCGGCGGTGAGACCCGTAGACCCGGTCGAGGTAACGCTGGGGCTCAGGGCAGACTACTTCGAGCACCTGAAGGCCTTCACTTTGGATCCTCGCCTCGGGGTGCGCTACGCGGTGACGCCGGAGACGACGTTGAAAGCGGGCGTGGGGCGCTACACCCAGATGCCCGACTACTACCTGTCGATTCCGGGGCTCGGGAATCCTGATCTCAAGCCGTACTACGCGATCCACACCAGCGCAGGCGTGGAGCAACGCTTCGGCGAAGAGCTAGAAGTTGGCGTCGAGGGCTTCTACAAGCACCTGAACGATCGCGTCGTGGCAACGGCGGACCAGCAGCCACCGTATTTCATCAACGACGGCCAGGGGCGCATCTACGGCGCTGAACTCAGCGCCAAGCTGCACACCGGGGACACGAAGGGTTTCCTCGCGTATACGATCTCCCGCAGCGAGCGCAAAGATCGCGACGAGCCCTATCGCCTCTTCGACCTCGACCAGACGCACCTGCTCTCCCTCGCGCTGAGCCAAGGACTCGGCAAGGGTTGGGAAGTCGGCGCGCGCTTCCGCCTGACGAGCGGCGACCCGACGACACCGATCATCGGTGCGGTGTACGACGCGACCACCGGTCAGTACGTGCCGCGCTTCGGCAAGGTGAACTCCGAGCGCCTACCGCTGTATCACCAGCTTGATTTGCGCGTGGAAAAACAATGGGTGTTGGGCGAGGTGAAGCTCGCGGCGTACCTCGACCTAATCAACGCCTACAACGCGGAACACCGCGAGGGCACTGAATACAGCTACGACTACACCAAGAGCCGCCCCATCACGGGCGTGCCGTTGTTCCCCAGCTTGGGGTTCCGAGGAGAGCTATGA
- a CDS encoding biopolymer transporter ExbD — protein sequence MAGAAASSSGGGGRSFSRGNDELLVGINVTPLVDVVLVLLVVLMVTASYVVSHSLPLDLPKAKSGAAQNGILHVSIEKDGRVHVDDRVVTDAELRQAAQSALREDPQSRALIAADGSTQHRAVVHVVDLLRESGVDRFAINVRQADGAPLK from the coding sequence ATGGCTGGGGCGGCAGCTTCTAGTAGTGGCGGCGGTGGACGGTCATTTTCGCGAGGAAATGATGAGCTGCTGGTAGGGATCAACGTCACCCCGTTGGTCGACGTCGTGTTGGTGCTCTTGGTGGTGCTGATGGTAACCGCGAGCTACGTGGTGAGTCACAGCTTGCCGCTCGATCTCCCCAAGGCGAAGAGCGGCGCTGCGCAAAACGGAATCCTGCACGTCTCGATCGAGAAGGACGGGCGGGTCCACGTGGATGACCGCGTCGTGACTGACGCAGAACTCAGGCAGGCGGCTCAAAGCGCGCTTCGGGAGGACCCCCAGAGCCGTGCGTTGATCGCTGCCGACGGCAGCACTCAACACCGGGCTGTGGTTCATGTCGTGGATCTACTCCGTGAATCCGGCGTGGACCGCTTTGCCATCAACGTGAGGCAGGCTGACGGTGCACCACTCAAGTGA
- a CDS encoding MotA/TolQ/ExbB proton channel family protein: MRIERIVSSLTGLGASWVLWLLVVLSLVALAVVIERAVFFSSSRDDVDKLRAEVLKRLKAGEVKLALRRLEESPCPEAGILRAGLASGQRQELEREAVSERVAAEAERSRLAMEKNLAFLGTVGSNAPFVGLLGTVIGIIRAFHELDASAGKLSSGLMAEIGEALVATAAGLLVALPAIAFFNLFQRLIRARLGRAEALSRDALAELGSRMAPEGAE; encoded by the coding sequence ATGCGTATCGAACGAATCGTGAGTTCATTGACGGGACTTGGCGCAAGCTGGGTGCTTTGGCTCTTGGTGGTGTTGAGCCTGGTGGCGCTGGCGGTGGTCATCGAGCGGGCTGTGTTCTTCAGCTCTTCCCGAGACGATGTGGACAAGCTGCGAGCCGAAGTGCTCAAGCGCCTCAAGGCCGGCGAGGTGAAGCTCGCTCTGCGGCGTCTGGAAGAGTCACCGTGTCCGGAAGCGGGGATCTTACGCGCTGGCCTGGCCTCTGGGCAGCGGCAAGAGCTCGAGCGGGAAGCGGTGAGCGAGCGCGTCGCTGCGGAAGCGGAGCGCAGTCGACTGGCGATGGAGAAGAACCTCGCGTTCCTTGGGACCGTCGGGAGCAACGCGCCCTTCGTAGGGCTGCTTGGTACGGTGATCGGGATCATCCGCGCCTTCCACGAGCTGGACGCCAGCGCTGGCAAGCTCTCCAGTGGCTTGATGGCGGAGATTGGCGAGGCGCTGGTTGCGACCGCGGCGGGACTCCTGGTGGCGCTGCCCGCCATCGCGTTCTTCAATCTGTTTCAGCGCCTGATCCGCGCTCGCTTGGGGCGCGCCGAAGCGCTCTCTCGTGACGCCCTTGCGGAGCTGGGCTCGCGGATGGCGCCAGAAGGAGCGGAGTGA
- a CDS encoding NAD(P)/FAD-dependent oxidoreductase translates to MKYDVCIVGVGTAGAAVALQCARRGLSTLGIERKSLESAGAHWVNGVALAAFDRAEIPRPQAPELRGGHGKFHLVCGWGPERLSLSDECVVEVDMRHLVARLQRDARAAGAELRSGVRAERLQGETLHTDQGPIEARYFVDASGLSGVDLLRIPEVPRDDLCAAAQEVRLVTDRAAAERYFEQHGAAPNETLCFTGVAGGYSILNLRLHGDEISILTGSLPSLGHASGKRLLDDFVTSQAWVGERVFGGARAIPLRAPRGELTRGNVAAIGDSVSQVFAAHGSGIAVQLESSKILAEAIALGDLHEYSRRWQARYGLTFRIYDLFRRFSQTLTPDELAGLLRSGLLDEKSVLAGLHQELPKSSLSELGAKLPALWEQRWIVGRALSVALRELA, encoded by the coding sequence GTGAAGTACGACGTGTGCATCGTTGGAGTCGGGACCGCCGGAGCGGCTGTCGCTCTCCAGTGCGCGCGCCGCGGGCTCTCCACCTTGGGCATCGAGCGCAAGTCGCTCGAGTCGGCAGGCGCTCACTGGGTCAATGGCGTCGCGCTTGCAGCCTTCGATCGCGCGGAGATCCCGCGCCCCCAGGCACCGGAGCTACGGGGCGGGCATGGCAAGTTTCACTTGGTCTGCGGCTGGGGCCCCGAGCGGCTCAGCCTGAGCGATGAGTGTGTCGTGGAAGTCGACATGCGCCATCTCGTTGCACGGCTGCAACGAGACGCGCGGGCTGCTGGTGCCGAGCTCCGGAGCGGCGTGCGCGCCGAGCGCCTGCAGGGGGAGACGCTGCACACCGACCAAGGCCCGATTGAGGCCCGCTACTTCGTCGACGCCTCTGGCCTGAGTGGGGTCGACCTCCTACGTATCCCCGAGGTACCGAGGGACGACTTGTGCGCCGCTGCTCAAGAGGTGCGCTTGGTGACCGATCGGGCTGCGGCCGAGCGTTACTTCGAGCAACATGGTGCTGCTCCCAATGAGACGCTGTGTTTTACCGGGGTAGCAGGCGGGTACTCCATCCTCAACCTGCGTCTACACGGCGACGAGATCAGCATCTTGACGGGGAGCCTGCCGTCTCTGGGGCACGCCTCCGGCAAGCGGCTTCTGGATGACTTCGTGACGAGTCAGGCTTGGGTCGGGGAGCGCGTATTCGGCGGTGCACGCGCCATACCGCTGAGGGCGCCGCGGGGTGAACTCACCCGAGGCAACGTGGCGGCCATCGGTGACTCCGTGAGCCAGGTGTTTGCCGCACACGGATCGGGGATTGCCGTGCAGCTGGAGTCCTCAAAGATCCTTGCGGAAGCGATCGCGCTCGGCGACCTACACGAATACTCTCGCCGCTGGCAAGCGCGCTACGGGCTGACGTTTCGTATCTACGATCTATTCCGGCGCTTCAGTCAGACCCTCACCCCCGACGAGCTCGCTGGCTTGTTGCGCTCGGGCCTCTTGGACGAAAAGAGCGTCCTCGCTGGCTTGCACCAGGAGCTGCCGAAGTCCAGCCTGAGCGAGCTGGGTGCCAAGCTACCTGCGTTGTGGGAGCAGCGCTGGATCGTCGGGCGCGCGCTGAGCGTGGCGTTGCGCGAGCTCGCGTGA
- a CDS encoding Fic family protein: MDPRFDALLCDPADKAQLETNNALEQLNYVEHLILDQQVEAIRESHVLQLHELAVQGIFGCGGKYRSATKEVTISNSRHTLPDAAMVKTYVVDALGVINDFLERAQSPEACTYALWRFNWIHPFAGGNGRTARMITLLALAIRLRAMPPGVPTFPTRIEREREAYLLGLNRADHGAMDFLQAFVTTLVLEMFGNNATDLRAYLTDLQAFATRARILGII; this comes from the coding sequence GTGGACCCGCGCTTTGATGCGCTGCTCTGCGACCCTGCGGATAAGGCCCAGCTCGAGACGAACAACGCGCTCGAGCAACTCAACTACGTTGAGCATCTGATCCTCGACCAGCAAGTCGAAGCGATCCGTGAGAGCCACGTGCTTCAGCTGCATGAACTGGCGGTGCAGGGGATCTTTGGGTGCGGCGGGAAGTACCGCTCGGCCACGAAGGAAGTAACGATATCCAACAGCCGCCACACCCTGCCCGACGCGGCGATGGTGAAGACCTACGTGGTCGATGCGCTTGGTGTCATCAACGACTTTCTTGAGCGCGCTCAAAGCCCAGAGGCTTGCACCTACGCCCTGTGGCGATTCAACTGGATCCATCCGTTTGCCGGCGGAAACGGGAGGACAGCAAGGATGATCACCTTGCTCGCACTCGCGATACGTCTGCGCGCCATGCCGCCGGGCGTTCCGACGTTCCCGACTCGCATCGAGCGAGAGAGGGAAGCATACCTGCTTGGGTTGAATCGCGCTGACCATGGAGCAATGGACTTCCTGCAGGCCTTCGTGACCACGTTGGTGCTGGAGATGTTTGGCAACAACGCCACTGACCTGCGCGCCTACCTCACCGATCTGCAAGCATTCGCAACCCGAGCCCGCATCCTGGGCATCATCTAG